GTCTTGATATCGCTCCGGCGGCAAGATGTGCTGAAACAGGTAGAGAACCTTGTCGGAAATTATCCCCGGAACATTATTCGTCTGCGTTTGCGCGATCCCCGTGCCTATTACCGCGAAGATCGCAACGATCCCCAACCTCCATACCCGCTTCATCGCGCATCCTCCCATTGTCCATTGACTGTTCCTGCACGGCACCCGGCAAACACCCTCTTTCCGCAGCGTAGTATGGCACAACCGGCGCGGTTTGTTTGTAGGGCTATTTCACATACTTTACGGGAGGGTAGGTACGGACGGCACGGAATGCAAGGCGCAAAACATGGAATGCGAAATGCGGCAAGTTTGGTGGACTCGCTACATGTGCATCCGTAAAGCCTTCGTTGGCCGCAAGCGTTGCGCGGCGGCGAGCAGTAAAAACAGTCCCGCACCGATCGCCGGCAGGGAATCGCCGTGTGCGCCGCCGTGCGGTCCGCCAAGAGGCATGGCTTTGACTGTACCGGCAAAGCAGCCGCCCGTGTTCTCGCCCTCGCCTTCGCCTTCGCCTTCACCCTCGCCTTCACCTTCGCCTTCACCGGCTTCGAGCGATTTGATGGGGACGACGAGGGCGGTAACTTCACCGCTCTTGGCGGTCACGTTTCGCGAAGCCGGGTGATAGCCCACGGCGTTGATGGCCAGCCCGTAATTGCCCTCCGCCAGGCATGAAAGGGTATAAATGCCCTTGCTGTCGCCGGTTGTCGGCATGAAAACACCGGGCGTCAGCAGGATGGACCCGCCGACGATCGGAAACTTGTCCTTGGCGTCCCATACGGTACAGACGATACTGGCCGGCACGAGGGACGACCCCGACGCCAGCGGCGGATCGTAGTTGACCGGTCCGGAAATGCGCGTGGCCGGATCGGCGGCGCCCCAGCCATTGTTCTGCATGACAACGGTCTGCGACCGTTCGTTGACCACATCGTAGCCGCCGATGTCCTGAAACGTATTCCATCCGGTGTTCGGGTTGTAGACGTTGCCCAGCGACCCCTGCGTGCCGGCCTTTTCCGGCAGCGCGCGGATAATGATGCCGTGTTCGACGATTTTGCTGAAGGCGCAACGGCGCACCGTCGGCAACGATCCGAAGATTTCCATGCCCCGGCGCAATTCGGTGAACGTGCAGTCGGAAATCAAAGCCCCGCCCGGGGCTTCGCCGCGAAACACGATGCCTGTGGCTCGACTCGAATCGTCGGCGCCGTGGAACGCGACGTTCAGCACGTTCATGGCCGCGTCGTTCATCGAAAGCAGCGCGATATCGCCATCCTTGTCGTCCCCTTCGCGCAGGACAAGCCGCTGCAACAAGGCGCCTTCCGCGCCCTCCACCGTTCCCTCGACAACGGCCGCGTCCGTTTCGCCGACATATCCCTGCAATCGCACAAACGGCTTCAGAACAATGGCGCCCGTATATTTTCCGGGCCCCGCCAGTACGGTCGCGGGCAGGTTTTCCATCGGCGAAACCTGGTCCATGGCAAACTGGATGGTGCGCCACGGCCGGGCCGGGGAACCGTCGCCGGACTCGTCGGAACCGTCTTCGGAGACATGGACGGTGGAATAGGGACTGGCGGACGCATGCGGATCGGCGCGCAGCCAGAATTCTTCGAGATTGGTAAGGCCGTCGCCGTCGGAATCTGCGTCGGCATCCGCGGGGTCGAGCGGATTCAGGCCGTATTCGACCTCGTAGCCGTCGGCGATGCCGTCGCCGTCCGAATCGGCATTGGCCGGGTCGGTACCGTTGGCCACCTCGCCGCAGGTATAGAGATTGTCGCTGTCTTCGTCCGGTTCCTCATAGGCGACACTCACGCCCAAATCGGCAAGCGTTTCGACGTCGGTGCATAGCGACTGCACGGAAAGGGGATTGCCGAACAGGCTGATGTCGCTGAGCCAGGGATTGTCGAGCAGCGGCGATATGTCTTCAATCCGATTGTTCTCGATATTTACGAACGTGAGCGACGTCATGCCGCGCAAGGGTTCGATACTGGCGATGCGGTTGCCGTAGGCGATAAGCGTCTGGAGATTGACGCATTGCTGGATCCCGTCGAGCCGCGCGATATCGCTTTCCGAAATGTCGAGGTAGAGCAGCGAAGCCAAGTCGCCCGCCGTGAGCGCGCCCGAAGGCTTGCCCAATGCCTCGCGCACGGCCGCTTCGAGATTTGCGTCGAGAAATTGCGCCCTCGCGCACGCCCCCCACAGCGCCAGAACCAGCGCCAATAGCCATGCCGGCCGGCGGCGACCGCGGAATGTAGCCTTGGAATCCATCGCCGAACGCCTCCCTGACGTTCATACAGCGAAACTACCACCTACATTACCTGCCTGCGGGGATTATATCACAAAAAGGCGTTTGACATTTCCCGGCCCGCGCCGGATACTTTGCACGGTTTCACAAACCGGTTTTTTTGCTATGGAATGTCCTGAACAAAACACGCATCCATCCATGCGGGGGTGGCGCTTGGCGCTTGCGGCGGCCGTGCTGGCGGTCGTCGTCATCGGCATCTATGGCCAGACGCTGCGCCATGGCTTTTCGGTGCTCGACGACGACGACTACGTCGTGAAAAATCTGATTGTTCAGGACGGCCTCACAACGCGGGGTTTTGCCTGGGCCATGACGACGGGGGCGGTCGCGAACTGGCATCCCGCGACGTGGCTGTCGCACATGCTGGACTGCCAGCTTTTCGGCATGAAAGCCGGGGGCCATCACGCGGTCAACACGCTGTTGCACCTGATCAATTCGGTGCTTCTGTTTTTTGTGTTTCGCGCGATGACGGGCGCCGCCCGGCGCAGCCTGTTGCTGGCGGCGTTGTTTGCCGCGCATCCGCTGCACGTCGAGTCGGTTGCGTGGATTTCGGAGCGCAAGGATGTCCTGCACGCATTTTTCTGGATCGCGGCGATGGGGGCCTATGTCCGTTATGCGCGCAATCCCGGCGTTCCCCGCTATCTGGTGGCAACCGTCCTGTTTGCGCTGGCTTTGATGGCGAAACCGATGGCCGTCACGCTGCCCTGCGTGTTCCTCCTGCTCGATTATTGGCCGCTCGAAAGGCACAAAGCACGCGAGATCAAGCGGGAAGCACTCGACACAAGACGCAAAAAAAACAAAACGGATCGCCTTTCGCCTTCACCCTTCCGTCTTCAGGCGTCCGCGTGGCAGCGCCTCGTTCTCGAAAAACTTCCCTGGTTCGCCATGTCCGCGGCCTCGAGCGTGGTTACGTTTATCGTGCAGCAGCGTGGTGGGGCGATGCGGACCCTTGAAGCCATGCCCCCCCTCCAACGGATCGGCAATGTCTTTATTTCCTACGTGCGCTACGTCGTGAAGGCCGTCTGGCCGTCGAACCTGTCCGTCTACTATCCGCATCTCGGCGCGGAGACGAGTGGGTGGATTGTGCTGGCGGCGGTGGTTGCGCTCGCGGCGGCCACCGTATGGGTCTGGCGCGGATCCCGCACGCGGCGCTATCTGGCCGTGGGCTGGCTGTGGTTTCTCGGCACGCTCGTGCCGGTCATCGGAATCGTTCAGGTCGGATCCCAATCCATCGCCGACCGCTACATGTACCTGCCCATTGTCGGACTGTTCATCATGGCGCTGTGGGGATCGCACGATGCGGCGGCATGGCTTCGGACCAAAGCGCCGTGGTTCCGCCCGGCCCTTCCCATGGCGGCGGGTTGCGCCCTCGTGCTGGCCTACGCCGCGGCGGCCTTCGCGCAAACCGCGAAATGGCGCGACAATATCACCCTGTTCGAACATTCGCTGAAGGCCACCAGCGGAAATGATTTCGTCCATTACAACCTGGGAATCGCGCTGAAGCGCGCCGGCCGTCTCGATGAGGCGCTCCATCATTTTCAAAAAGCCGTGGAATTCCGCAACAGTTACGTCGCCGCGCGAATCTATATCGGTCTCATCCATTATGAAAAGGGGGAATATGAGGCGGCCATCCGGGAATACGAGCAGGCGATGCAGTTCGCCGCCGGCCATCCGAACCACGCGGACCTTGAAAACGATCTTGGCGTCGCCTATTTCTCGCTGGGAAAGATGGAGGAGGCCGCAAGCCATTACACGAAGGCGCTTCAAATCAATCCCAACGACCCCGACGCGCATTACAATCTCGGATTGACCTTACAGCGTCTCGAACGACATGACGAGGCGCTGCGCCATGTTCGCGAGGCCGCCCGCCTGAATCCGCGCCACGAACCCGCGCACAAACTGGCCGAATCGCTCGAAAAGGAAGCGGCGGCGCATCGCCCCGCGATTGTCGTGCCGCGGCTGGCCGGCGCCGGCGACTATTTCACGCGGGGCAACGAACTGGCCGATGCGAAAAAATACGCGGAAGCCGCCGCGCATTATGAGGAGGCGCTGAAACTCAAGCCGGATTTCACGGACGCGCGCATCAACCTCGGCAATGCGCTTGCGGTGCAGGGACGCCTACGGGAAGCGGCCACGCAGTTTCGCGAAGCGGCACGCCTGCAACCCAACAGCGGCGACGCCTTTCTGAATCTCGGCCACGCGCTCACCGAACTGGGCGAACTCGGCCCGGCCGGCGATGCTTATGCCAAGGCCGCGGCGTTGAATCCACGTAACGTCGAGGCGTGGATCGGCCTTGGATTCGCCCTTGCCCGTCAAAACAAACCCAAGGAAGCGCGGGAACCCCTGCAGAAGGCGCTCGCCCTCGACCCGAGCAACGAACGCGCGAAGGAAGCACTTACGAATATCGAAAAATACCTGCGGGAAAGGCAGTAGGCAGGAGTTGGTGGTTGGTGGCCGGTGGTCAGGAGTCAGGAGTTGAGAGTTGAAAATCAGAACACTTTAGCCTTTAGCCTTGCCCCTTGAGCCTCATCTCATGTCGCGAAGATCCGTAAAATCGAAACCCGTCAAGCCGTCCACGCCGGCAAGACCCGAATCGCCCACGGCGAAAACGAATCCGTGGCCGGTAGTGGCCCTGATCATGGCCTTGTTCTTGGCAGGACTTGCGCCCTACATTCAGACCGCGTGGTTCGATTTCGTCAATTTCGACGATCCCGCCTACGTCTACCAAAACCCACACGTCGCTTCTGGCTTGACTCTTGAAAGCATCCGCTGGGCTTTTACGACGGATGCCGTCTGCAACTGGCATCCGCTGACGTGGATCTCGCTGCAGTTGGATGTTTCGTTGTTCGGCGTGAATCCCGGTGTGCACCATCTTATCAACGCGTTCATCCACGCATTGAACGGCGCGCTGCTGTTTCTCCTACTGCGCACGATGACGAGGGAAACGGCGGCAAGCGCGTGGATTGCGGCATTGTTTGCCCTGCATCCGTTGCACGTTGAATCGGTTGCGTGGATTTCCGAACGCAAGGACGTCCTGAGCGGACTTTTCTGGATACTTGCGACGGCCGCGTATGTCCGGTATGCACGCGGCCCCTGCATGGGCCGTATGGCGCTGGTTTCCGTGTTGTTCGCGCTGGGATTGATGGCAAAGCCAATGCTTGTGACCCTGCCCGCCACGCTGCTCCTGCTCGATTACTGGCCGCTGAAACGATTTGGAATGCAAGACGAGAAACACATCACCCCTTGGCGATCCCCCTACTTCCCCCGTTTGTTGATGGAAAAAACGCCGATCTTCGCGCTCGCCCTCCTGTCGGGCATAATCACGTTCATCGTCCAGCGTTCCGGCGGCGGTGTCGTGACGGTTGACGCGATCCCAATCTGGGCCCGGCTTGCGAATGTGCCGGTGGCCTATGTTCGTTATCTGATCATGACCGTCTGGCCGGTGTCGCTCGGCATCTACTATCCGCACCTTCGTACGGAGATTCCGCTTTGGCAGCCCATAATCGCCTCGGTCATCCTTGTTGTACTGACGGCGTCGGCCTTCGCATACGGCCGGCGACATCCGTGGGGCCTTGTCGGGTGGCTCTGGTATCTGGGGACGCTCGTGCCCGTTATCGGCATCGTTCAGGTTGGGGATCAGGCGCTTGCTGATCGCTACACCTACATTCCGCATATCGGCCTTTTCCTCGCGGCGACATGGATTCTGCTTCCAGTAGCGCGGAAACACGCGCGGGCGGCGGTTTTGGTTGCATGCGCCATCCTCGCCGCGCTGGGTCTGCGGACCCATGCGCAGACGGAAACATGGCGGGACACGATTGCCTTGTTCGAACATTCCTTGCGCATCGCGCCGGATAATTATCGCGCACACAAGGGACTCGGCGTCGCCTACGCCGACGAACGCCGGCAGTTCGACAAGGCAGCCGAACATTGCCGACGCGCGATCATGCTCGATCCGGGCGATGCCTCGCTGCACTATAACTTGGGCAATGCGCTCATGGGATTGAACCGACTGGACGAGGCCATCGCTTCGTATCGCAAGGCGCTGGAAATGGATCCCGGCCAACCCAACGCCCGGTACAATCTCGGCATCGCCTTCGCGAAACAGCAACGCTATCCGGAAGCCGTCGAGGCCTTCCGGGAAACATTGCGGCTCGATCCCGGCAACGCAAAAGCGCACAACAACCTCGGCAGCGCCTTCGCCATGGCCGGCCAATTCGAGGCCGCGCTGCCGCACTACCGGCGGGCCATCGAACTGCAGCCGGACGACACGGAAATCTGGTGCAACATGGGGTATGCGTATTCCCAACTGGGGCGGACTGCCGAAGCGCGCGAAGCTTACCAGCAGGCGCTACGGCGCGATCCGGGAAATATTCGAGCCGGCGATGCAATCAAGCAACTGCCTGCCGAGTAAGGGAATCAAAACGGCCTGATCAATGCGC
This region of Candidatus Hydrogenedentota bacterium genomic DNA includes:
- a CDS encoding leucine-rich repeat domain-containing protein, with product MDSKATFRGRRRPAWLLALVLALWGACARAQFLDANLEAAVREALGKPSGALTAGDLASLLYLDISESDIARLDGIQQCVNLQTLIAYGNRIASIEPLRGMTSLTFVNIENNRIEDISPLLDNPWLSDISLFGNPLSVQSLCTDVETLADLGVSVAYEEPDEDSDNLYTCGEVANGTDPANADSDGDGIADGYEVEYGLNPLDPADADADSDGDGLTNLEEFWLRADPHASASPYSTVHVSEDGSDESGDGSPARPWRTIQFAMDQVSPMENLPATVLAGPGKYTGAIVLKPFVRLQGYVGETDAAVVEGTVEGAEGALLQRLVLREGDDKDGDIALLSMNDAAMNVLNVAFHGADDSSRATGIVFRGEAPGGALISDCTFTELRRGMEIFGSLPTVRRCAFSKIVEHGIIIRALPEKAGTQGSLGNVYNPNTGWNTFQDIGGYDVVNERSQTVVMQNNGWGAADPATRISGPVNYDPPLASGSSLVPASIVCTVWDAKDKFPIVGGSILLTPGVFMPTTGDSKGIYTLSCLAEGNYGLAINAVGYHPASRNVTAKSGEVTALVVPIKSLEAGEGEGEGEGEGEGEGEGENTGGCFAGTVKAMPLGGPHGGAHGDSLPAIGAGLFLLLAAAQRLRPTKALRMHM
- a CDS encoding tetratricopeptide repeat protein; protein product: MRGWRLALAAAVLAVVVIGIYGQTLRHGFSVLDDDDYVVKNLIVQDGLTTRGFAWAMTTGAVANWHPATWLSHMLDCQLFGMKAGGHHAVNTLLHLINSVLLFFVFRAMTGAARRSLLLAALFAAHPLHVESVAWISERKDVLHAFFWIAAMGAYVRYARNPGVPRYLVATVLFALALMAKPMAVTLPCVFLLLDYWPLERHKAREIKREALDTRRKKNKTDRLSPSPFRLQASAWQRLVLEKLPWFAMSAASSVVTFIVQQRGGAMRTLEAMPPLQRIGNVFISYVRYVVKAVWPSNLSVYYPHLGAETSGWIVLAAVVALAAATVWVWRGSRTRRYLAVGWLWFLGTLVPVIGIVQVGSQSIADRYMYLPIVGLFIMALWGSHDAAAWLRTKAPWFRPALPMAAGCALVLAYAAAAFAQTAKWRDNITLFEHSLKATSGNDFVHYNLGIALKRAGRLDEALHHFQKAVEFRNSYVAARIYIGLIHYEKGEYEAAIREYEQAMQFAAGHPNHADLENDLGVAYFSLGKMEEAASHYTKALQINPNDPDAHYNLGLTLQRLERHDEALRHVREAARLNPRHEPAHKLAESLEKEAAAHRPAIVVPRLAGAGDYFTRGNELADAKKYAEAAAHYEEALKLKPDFTDARINLGNALAVQGRLREAATQFREAARLQPNSGDAFLNLGHALTELGELGPAGDAYAKAAALNPRNVEAWIGLGFALARQNKPKEAREPLQKALALDPSNERAKEALTNIEKYLRERQ
- a CDS encoding tetratricopeptide repeat protein translates to MSRRSVKSKPVKPSTPARPESPTAKTNPWPVVALIMALFLAGLAPYIQTAWFDFVNFDDPAYVYQNPHVASGLTLESIRWAFTTDAVCNWHPLTWISLQLDVSLFGVNPGVHHLINAFIHALNGALLFLLLRTMTRETAASAWIAALFALHPLHVESVAWISERKDVLSGLFWILATAAYVRYARGPCMGRMALVSVLFALGLMAKPMLVTLPATLLLLDYWPLKRFGMQDEKHITPWRSPYFPRLLMEKTPIFALALLSGIITFIVQRSGGGVVTVDAIPIWARLANVPVAYVRYLIMTVWPVSLGIYYPHLRTEIPLWQPIIASVILVVLTASAFAYGRRHPWGLVGWLWYLGTLVPVIGIVQVGDQALADRYTYIPHIGLFLAATWILLPVARKHARAAVLVACAILAALGLRTHAQTETWRDTIALFEHSLRIAPDNYRAHKGLGVAYADERRQFDKAAEHCRRAIMLDPGDASLHYNLGNALMGLNRLDEAIASYRKALEMDPGQPNARYNLGIAFAKQQRYPEAVEAFRETLRLDPGNAKAHNNLGSAFAMAGQFEAALPHYRRAIELQPDDTEIWCNMGYAYSQLGRTAEAREAYQQALRRDPGNIRAGDAIKQLPAE